One window of the Fusobacterium animalis 7_1 genome contains the following:
- a CDS encoding Gp138 family membrane-puncturing spike protein, giving the protein MIEVIKTLIDDSLNELHTSLPCKIKSINYRAGTCTVQPLAKRELCKQLINYPPLIDVRLDFLKFGGWTFQIPRKVGDIVWVGFSETALSDETSLERFSLNEPYIIGSCEKGFEDNSEDIILQGAGTRIEIKGNGDITILAGSDETTITSNVTLNGNLTINGNTTQTGDTKQTGNVSITGGVTATEDVQGAGKSLKGHTHRYNPGGDPPTSTGKAE; this is encoded by the coding sequence GAACGAATTGCACACAAGTTTACCTTGTAAAATTAAATCAATTAATTATAGAGCTGGAACTTGTACTGTACAACCTCTCGCTAAAAGAGAACTATGTAAACAACTTATAAACTATCCTCCACTTATAGATGTAAGATTAGATTTTCTTAAATTTGGTGGTTGGACTTTCCAAATACCTCGTAAAGTTGGAGATATTGTATGGGTTGGGTTTAGTGAAACAGCATTATCAGATGAAACAAGCCTTGAAAGATTTAGTTTAAATGAGCCATACATAATAGGAAGTTGTGAAAAAGGCTTTGAAGATAATTCAGAAGATATAATTTTACAAGGTGCAGGAACTAGAATAGAAATTAAAGGTAATGGAGATATAACAATACTTGCTGGAAGTGATGAAACAACTATCACAAGTAATGTTACTTTAAATGGAAATTTAACTATAAATGGTAATACAACACAAACTGGGGATACTAAACAAACAGGAAATGTGTCAATAACTGGTGGAGTTACAGCAACAGAAGATGTACAAGGAGCAGGCAAGAGCCTTAAAGGACATACACATAGATATAATCCAGGAGGAGACCCTCCAACTTCAACAGGTAAAGCAGAATAG
- a CDS encoding GIY-YIG nuclease family protein: protein MVYYLYMLRCENGSIYTGTAKDYLKRYEEHLKGKGAKYTKAHKVIKIERVFLCDSRSIACSLESEIKKYIKKKKEAVISNPDEFIKDIENNTEIKIVKIF from the coding sequence ATGGTTTATTATTTATATATGTTAAGATGTGAAAATGGGAGTATTTATACTGGTACTGCAAAAGATTATTTAAAAAGATATGAAGAACATCTAAAAGGTAAAGGTGCGAAATATACAAAAGCTCATAAAGTTATAAAAATTGAAAGAGTATTTTTATGTGATTCAAGGTCAATAGCCTGTAGTTTAGAAAGTGAAATAAAAAAATATATAAAAAAGAAAAAAGAAGCTGTAATAAGTAATCCAGATGAATTTATAAAAGATATTGAAAACAATACAGAAATAAAAATAGTAAAAATATTTTAA
- a CDS encoding DNA polymerase III subunit delta' has protein sequence MLDEFLRNELSFNRESGTYLFYGDDLEKNYNIALEFSAELFSRNIENIDEKNKIKDKTFRNLYSDLMVVDTLNIDTVRDIIKKSYTSSHEGGAKVFVLKNIQDIRKESANAMLKLIEEPTKDNFFILISKRLNILSTIKSRSIIYRIRKSTPEELGVDKYVYNFFLGFTNDIEKYKEKEIDLMLEKSYTTIGGVLKEYEKEKNIEIKIDLYKCLRNFVQESSNLKKYEKIKFAEDIYLNSSKENVNLIVEYLINLVKRDKNLKEKLEYKKMLRYPVNIKLLLINLIMSI, from the coding sequence ATGTTAGATGAATTTCTAAGAAATGAACTATCATTTAATAGAGAATCTGGAACTTATCTATTCTATGGAGATGATTTAGAAAAGAATTATAATATAGCTTTAGAATTTTCTGCTGAATTATTTTCAAGAAATATAGAAAATATAGATGAAAAAAATAAAATAAAAGATAAAACTTTTAGAAATCTATATAGTGATTTAATGGTTGTTGATACCTTAAATATAGACACAGTAAGAGATATAATAAAAAAAAGTTATACTAGCTCTCATGAAGGTGGGGCTAAGGTTTTTGTATTAAAAAATATTCAAGATATAAGAAAAGAAAGTGCTAATGCTATGCTAAAACTTATAGAAGAGCCCACAAAAGATAACTTTTTTATATTAATTTCTAAAAGATTAAATATACTTTCTACAATAAAATCAAGATCAATTATTTATAGAATCAGAAAATCAACTCCTGAGGAATTAGGGGTTGATAAGTATGTCTATAATTTTTTCCTAGGTTTTACAAATGATATAGAAAAATATAAGGAAAAAGAAATTGATTTAATGCTTGAAAAATCATATACAACTATTGGTGGAGTTTTAAAAGAATATGAAAAAGAAAAAAATATAGAAATTAAAATTGATTTATATAAATGTTTGAGAAACTTTGTCCAAGAATCTTCAAATCTAAAAAAATATGAGAAAATTAAATTTGCAGAAGATATTTATCTAAATAGCAGTAAGGAAAATGTAAATTTAATTGTAGAATACCTTATAAATCTTGTAAAAAGAGATAAAAATTTAAAAGAAAAATTAGAGTATAAAAAAATGTTAAGATATCCTGTGAATATAAAATTATTATTAATCAACTTAATTATGAGTATTTAA
- the ispD gene encoding 2-C-methyl-D-erythritol 4-phosphate cytidylyltransferase codes for MYSSNSEIKKKVTFILAAAGQGKRMNLNSPKQFLDYKGEPLFYSSLKIAFDNKYIDDIIIVTNKENLNFMVKYCQDKNLLSKVKYIVEGGSERQYSIYNAIKKIEDTDIVIIQDAARPFLKDKYIEESLKILNDDCDGAIIGVKCKDTIKIIDENRIVLETPNRDNLIMVHTPQTFKFEILKKAHQMAEEKNILATDDASLVEMISGKVKFINGDYDNIKITVQEDLKFLK; via the coding sequence ATGTACAGTAGTAACTCTGAAATAAAAAAGAAAGTTACTTTTATTTTAGCAGCAGCAGGTCAAGGGAAAAGGATGAATTTGAACTCACCTAAACAATTTTTAGACTATAAAGGAGAGCCACTTTTTTACTCATCTTTAAAAATTGCCTTTGACAATAAATATATTGATGATATTATTATAGTAACTAATAAAGAAAATTTAAATTTTATGGTAAAATATTGTCAAGACAAAAATCTATTATCAAAAGTCAAATATATAGTTGAAGGTGGAAGTGAAAGACAGTATTCTATCTATAATGCTATTAAAAAAATAGAAGATACAGATATTGTAATAATCCAAGACGCAGCAAGACCTTTTTTAAAAGATAAATATATAGAAGAAAGTCTAAAAATTTTAAATGATGATTGTGATGGAGCAATTATTGGTGTAAAATGTAAAGATACTATTAAAATTATTGATGAAAATAGAATAGTGTTAGAAACACCAAATAGAGATAATTTGATAATGGTTCATACACCACAAACTTTTAAGTTTGAAATTTTAAAAAAGGCACATCAAATGGCAGAGGAAAAAAATATATTAGCCACAGATGATGCAAGTTTAGTGGAAATGATATCTGGAAAAGTTAAATTTATTAATGGAGATTATGATAATATTAAGATTACAGTACAGGAAGATTTAAAGTTTTTAAAATAA
- the cysS gene encoding cysteine--tRNA ligase, translating to MIKIYNTLTGHLDEFKPLKENEVSMYVCGPTVYNYIHIGNARPAIFFDTVRRYLEYRGYKVTYVQNFTDVDDKMINKANIENVSIKEIAERYIKAYFEDTSKLNLKEDGMIRPRATDNIDEMIKIIQALIDKGYAYESNGDVYFEVNKYKDGYGELSKQNIEDLESGARINVNEVKRDPLDFALWKASKPNEPSWDSPWGKGRPGWHIECSAMSRKYLGNSFDIHGGGLDLIFPHHENEMAQSKCACGGTFARYWMHNGYIKINGEKMSKSGSFVLLRDILKHFEGRVIRLFVLGSHYRKPMDFSDEELNQTKSSLERIENTLKRIKELDRENIKGTDDCQELLATKKEMEAKFIEAMDEDFNTAQALGHIFELVKAVNKTLDEANISKEGLEVIDEVYSYLVMIIQDVLGVKLKLKVEVNNISADLIELILELRRNAREEKNWALSDKIRDRLLELGIKIKDGKDKTTWTM from the coding sequence ATGATAAAGATTTATAATACATTGACAGGACATTTAGATGAATTCAAACCATTGAAGGAAAATGAGGTATCAATGTATGTTTGTGGACCAACAGTGTATAACTATATTCATATAGGAAACGCAAGACCTGCTATTTTCTTTGATACAGTTAGAAGATATTTGGAATATAGAGGCTATAAAGTAACTTATGTTCAAAATTTTACTGATGTTGATGATAAGATGATAAATAAGGCCAATATAGAAAATGTTTCAATAAAAGAAATAGCAGAAAGATATATAAAAGCATATTTTGAAGATACTTCAAAATTAAATTTAAAAGAAGATGGTATGATAAGACCTAGAGCTACTGATAATATAGATGAGATGATAAAAATTATTCAAGCTCTAATTGATAAAGGCTATGCTTATGAATCAAATGGAGATGTATATTTTGAAGTAAATAAATATAAAGATGGTTATGGTGAACTTTCAAAACAAAATATAGAAGATTTAGAAAGTGGGGCAAGAATAAATGTAAATGAAGTTAAAAGAGATCCACTTGATTTTGCACTATGGAAAGCATCAAAACCTAATGAACCAAGTTGGGATTCTCCTTGGGGAAAAGGTAGACCTGGCTGGCATATAGAATGTTCTGCTATGTCAAGAAAATATTTAGGAAATAGTTTTGATATACATGGAGGAGGTTTAGATTTAATATTCCCTCACCATGAAAATGAGATGGCACAATCTAAATGTGCTTGTGGAGGGACTTTTGCTAGATATTGGATGCACAATGGCTATATAAAAATAAATGGAGAAAAGATGTCTAAATCTGGCTCATTTGTACTTCTAAGAGATATTTTAAAACATTTTGAGGGTAGAGTTATAAGACTTTTTGTTTTGGGCTCTCATTATAGAAAACCTATGGATTTTTCAGATGAAGAACTAAATCAAACTAAGTCTTCACTTGAAAGAATAGAAAATACTTTAAAAAGAATTAAAGAATTAGATAGAGAAAATATAAAAGGAACAGATGATTGTCAAGAACTTTTAGCAACTAAAAAAGAAATGGAAGCCAAGTTTATAGAGGCTATGGATGAAGACTTTAATACAGCACAAGCCTTAGGGCATATTTTTGAATTAGTAAAAGCAGTTAATAAAACCTTAGATGAAGCAAATATTTCAAAAGAAGGTTTAGAAGTTATAGATGAAGTTTATTCTTACCTTGTTATGATAATACAAGATGTTTTAGGTGTTAAGTTAAAATTAAAAGTTGAAGTCAATAATATTTCAGCAGATTTAATAGAATTGATACTTGAACTTAGAAGAAATGCAAGAGAAGAAAAGAACTGGGCATTATCTGATAAAATAAGAGATAGACTTTTAGAATTAGGTATTAAGATTAAAGATGGAAAGGATAAAACTACATGGACAATGTAG
- a CDS encoding type II toxin-antitoxin system RelE family toxin, which translates to MMSYKFIPTIEFKEDLKELDGSVVKFILKYIKKLESSENPKAYGKELSGNMVGLYRFRVSDYRIVVKFINNTFIIQGLGIGHRKNIYKILEKRL; encoded by the coding sequence ATGATGAGTTATAAATTTATACCAACAATAGAGTTTAAAGAAGATTTAAAAGAGCTTGATGGATCAGTTGTAAAGTTTATTTTAAAATATATTAAGAAACTTGAGAGTAGTGAAAATCCAAAAGCCTATGGCAAAGAATTAAGTGGAAATATGGTAGGCTTATATAGATTTAGGGTAAGTGATTATAGAATTGTGGTAAAGTTTATTAATAATACATTTATAATTCAAGGTTTAGGTATTGGACATAGAAAAAATATATATAAAATACTAGAAAAAAGATTATAG
- a CDS encoding Mini-ribonuclease 3, whose amino-acid sequence MDNVDFSKDIRDYSGLELAFLGDAIWELEIRKYYLQFGYNIPTLNRYVKSKVNAKYQSLIYKKIIDDLDEEFKVIGKRAKNSNIKTFPRSCTVMEYKEATALEAIIGAMYLLKKEEEIKKIINIVIKGE is encoded by the coding sequence ATGGACAATGTAGATTTTTCAAAGGATATAAGAGATTATAGTGGTTTAGAGTTGGCATTTTTAGGAGATGCTATCTGGGAGTTAGAAATAAGAAAATATTATTTGCAGTTTGGATATAATATTCCTACTTTAAATAGATATGTAAAAAGTAAAGTTAATGCAAAATATCAAAGTTTAATCTATAAGAAAATTATAGATGATTTAGATGAAGAATTTAAGGTTATAGGAAAAAGAGCTAAAAATAGTAATATAAAGACCTTTCCAAGAAGTTGTACAGTGATGGAATATAAGGAAGCAACAGCCTTGGAAGCCATCATAGGAGCAATGTATTTATTGAAAAAAGAAGAAGAAATAAAAAAAATTATAAATATAGTTATAAAGGGAGAATAA
- a CDS encoding endonuclease MutS2, producing the protein MNKHSFNVLEFDKLKELILANIVIDDNREVIENLVPYKDLSALNNELKTVKDFMDLLSFDGGFEAIGLRNINSLMEKIKLIGTYLEVEELWDINVNLRTVRIFKSRLDELGKYKQLRETIGNIPNLRVIEDVINKTINPEKEIKDDASLDLRDIRLHKKTLNMNIKRKFEELFEEQSLSNAFQERIITERDGRMVTPVKYDFKGLIKGIEHDRSSSGQTVFIEPLSIVSLNNKMRELETKEKEEIRKILLRIAELLRNNKDDILIIGEKVMYLDILNAKSIYANENRCEIPTVSNREILSLEKARHPFIDKDKVVPLTFEIGKDYDILLITGPNTGGKTVALKTAGLLTLMALSGIPIPASENSKIGFFEGVFADIGDEQSIEQSLSSFSAHLKNVKEILEAVTKNSLVLLDELGSGTDPIEGAAFAMAVIDYLNEKKCKSFITTHYSQVKAYGYNEEGIETASMEFNTDTLSPTYRLLVGIPGESNALTIAQRMGLPESIISKARAYISEDNKKVEKMIENIKTKSQELDEMRERFARLQEEARLDRERAKQETLIIEKQKNEIIKSAYEEAEKMMNEMRAKASALVEKIQHEEKNKEDAKQIQKNLNMLSTALREEKNKTVEVVKKIKTKVNFKVGDRVFVKSINQFANILKINTSKESAMVQAGILKLEVPFDEIKVVEEKKEKVYNMNTHKKTPVRSEIDLRGKMVDEAVYELETYLDRATLNGYTEVYVIHGKGTGALREGILKYLKTCKYVKEYRIGGHGEGGLGCTVVTLK; encoded by the coding sequence ATGAATAAACATAGTTTTAATGTTTTAGAATTTGATAAATTAAAAGAATTGATTTTAGCAAATATAGTGATAGATGACAATAGGGAAGTTATAGAAAATTTAGTCCCGTATAAAGATTTATCTGCACTTAACAATGAATTAAAAACAGTTAAAGATTTTATGGATTTACTTTCTTTTGATGGTGGTTTTGAAGCTATTGGGCTTAGAAACATCAATAGCCTTATGGAAAAAATAAAACTTATAGGAACTTATCTTGAAGTGGAAGAACTTTGGGATATAAATGTAAATTTAAGAACTGTAAGAATTTTTAAATCAAGACTTGATGAGTTAGGAAAATACAAACAACTTAGAGAAACGATAGGAAATATTCCCAATTTAAGAGTGATTGAAGATGTGATAAATAAGACTATTAATCCTGAAAAAGAAATAAAAGATGATGCTTCTCTTGATTTAAGAGATATTAGACTTCATAAAAAAACTTTAAATATGAATATTAAAAGAAAATTTGAAGAACTTTTTGAAGAACAATCTTTATCTAATGCTTTCCAAGAAAGAATAATTACAGAGAGAGATGGAAGAATGGTAACTCCTGTAAAGTATGATTTTAAAGGGCTTATCAAAGGTATAGAACATGACAGAAGTTCAAGTGGGCAAACTGTTTTTATTGAGCCACTTTCAATAGTTTCTTTAAACAATAAAATGAGAGAGTTAGAAACTAAGGAAAAAGAAGAAATCAGAAAAATTTTATTGAGAATAGCGGAACTTTTAAGAAATAATAAAGATGATATCTTAATTATTGGGGAAAAGGTAATGTATTTAGATATTTTAAATGCAAAATCTATCTATGCAAATGAAAATAGATGTGAAATTCCAACAGTTAGCAATAGAGAAATTTTATCTTTGGAAAAAGCAAGACATCCATTTATAGATAAAGATAAGGTTGTTCCTTTAACTTTTGAAATAGGAAAGGACTATGATATCTTGCTTATAACAGGTCCAAATACAGGGGGTAAAACTGTTGCTTTAAAAACTGCTGGGCTTTTAACTTTAATGGCACTTTCAGGAATACCAATTCCTGCCTCAGAAAATTCTAAGATAGGATTTTTTGAAGGAGTTTTTGCAGATATAGGAGATGAACAAAGTATAGAGCAATCTCTATCATCATTCTCTGCACATTTAAAAAATGTAAAAGAAATTTTAGAAGCAGTTACAAAAAACTCTTTGGTTTTACTTGATGAATTAGGTTCAGGAACAGACCCAATAGAAGGAGCAGCTTTTGCTATGGCAGTTATAGATTACTTAAATGAAAAGAAATGTAAATCTTTTATAACTACTCATTATAGCCAAGTAAAAGCCTATGGTTACAATGAAGAAGGTATAGAAACTGCTTCAATGGAATTTAATACAGATACACTTTCTCCAACATATAGATTATTGGTGGGAATACCTGGAGAAAGTAATGCCTTAACTATTGCACAAAGAATGGGTTTGCCAGAAAGCATAATTTCTAAGGCAAGAGCATATATAAGTGAAGATAATAAAAAAGTTGAAAAGATGATAGAAAATATCAAGACTAAATCTCAAGAATTAGATGAAATGAGAGAAAGATTTGCGAGATTACAAGAGGAAGCAAGACTTGATAGGGAAAGAGCAAAACAAGAAACTCTAATAATAGAAAAGCAAAAAAATGAAATCATTAAATCTGCTTATGAAGAAGCAGAAAAAATGATGAATGAAATGAGAGCAAAGGCATCTGCACTTGTTGAAAAGATACAACATGAAGAGAAAAATAAAGAAGATGCTAAACAAATTCAAAAGAATTTGAACATGTTGTCAACTGCACTTAGAGAAGAAAAAAATAAGACAGTGGAAGTTGTTAAAAAGATAAAAACTAAGGTAAATTTCAAAGTGGGAGATAGAGTTTTTGTAAAAAGTATCAATCAGTTTGCAAATATTTTAAAGATTAATACTTCTAAGGAAAGTGCAATGGTACAAGCGGGAATTTTAAAATTAGAGGTTCCTTTTGATGAAATAAAAGTTGTGGAAGAAAAGAAAGAAAAAGTTTACAATATGAATACTCATAAAAAAACTCCTGTAAGAAGTGAGATTGATTTAAGGGGAAAAATGGTTGATGAAGCTGTTTATGAATTGGAAACTTACTTAGATAGAGCTACTTTAAATGGCTATACAGAAGTTTATGTAATTCATGGAAAAGGTACAGGAGCTTTAAGAGAAGGAATATTAAAATATTTGAAAACTTGTAAATATGTTAAAGAGTATAGAATAGGTGGACATGGTGAGGGAGGACTTGGATGTACAGTAGTAACTCTGAAATAA
- a CDS encoding baseplate J/gp47 family protein — protein MITDKGFIVPTIDEIYTRKLNDFKSVKPDLRETDSNIIIAWLRFDSAEEYDSYLQALSAFNQLSVYTATGTNLNAITSHLGMSWNKAKKAVGKITVTAEIGTQIPQAWGVETKSGVKFVTLNTSTITTTERETNIEVIALNAGTDGNVSAGAITEQTEILTGVISINNKLNTLGGRDLETDTELRERYLKRLDRKSSFTTEGIKNYILQNTNVQKCQVIENDTDDFDSAGRLAHSYECICYGDTNENILKALYEYKIAGIRTVGDITKNFGEITVGFTRPTEKTIYLKVEVEAIKEIWKEDFKKVIKDIYLKYLDEVEPAGTIYLYKIIGEIYKNTSGIKTLKLKLGDVKYSEREADYILSTKEVAVANENDITIEVNQ, from the coding sequence TTGATAACAGATAAAGGTTTTATAGTGCCAACAATAGATGAAATATACACAAGAAAATTAAATGATTTTAAGAGTGTAAAGCCTGATTTAAGAGAAACAGACAGCAATATTATAATTGCTTGGCTTAGATTTGATAGTGCAGAAGAATATGATAGTTATTTACAAGCATTATCAGCATTTAATCAATTATCAGTTTATACAGCAACAGGAACTAACCTTAATGCTATAACAAGCCATTTAGGTATGTCTTGGAACAAGGCAAAAAAAGCAGTAGGTAAAATTACAGTTACAGCAGAAATTGGAACACAGATACCACAGGCTTGGGGTGTAGAAACTAAATCAGGGGTTAAGTTTGTAACTCTAAATACATCTACCATCACAACAACTGAAAGAGAGACAAATATTGAAGTAATAGCCTTAAATGCTGGAACTGATGGTAATGTTAGTGCAGGAGCTATAACAGAACAAACTGAAATTTTAACTGGTGTGATTTCTATAAATAACAAGTTGAATACTCTTGGTGGAAGAGATTTAGAAACAGATACAGAATTAAGGGAAAGATATTTAAAAAGACTTGATAGAAAGAGTTCATTTACAACAGAGGGTATAAAAAATTATATACTTCAAAATACAAATGTACAGAAATGTCAAGTCATAGAAAACGATACTGATGATTTTGATAGTGCTGGAAGATTGGCACATAGTTATGAGTGTATTTGTTATGGAGATACTAACGAAAATATTTTAAAAGCTCTTTATGAATATAAAATTGCAGGAATAAGAACTGTTGGAGATATTACAAAAAATTTCGGTGAAATAACAGTAGGTTTTACAAGACCAACAGAAAAGACTATATATTTGAAAGTTGAAGTTGAAGCTATTAAGGAGATTTGGAAAGAAGATTTTAAAAAAGTAATAAAAGATATTTATTTAAAATATTTAGATGAAGTTGAGCCAGCTGGAACTATTTATCTATATAAAATAATTGGAGAAATTTATAAAAATACAAGTGGTATAAAAACACTAAAACTTAAATTAGGAGATGTAAAATACAGCGAGCGGGAAGCTGATTATATTTTATCTACTAAGGAAGTGGCAGTTGCTAATGAAAATGACATAACTATTGAGGTTAATCAATGA
- a CDS encoding M15 family metallopeptidase gives MFSLSNVSLEKMNGVHPNVVNFIKELIKESPYDFKITCGVRTAEEQNHEYQKGRTILYDSNGNKQPKVSWCDGYKLKSKHQVKIDGYGYAVDIAVLEKEKYTDKKTGEEKEKTVARWDYKYYKAIYDVAKSKGLIDKYNIVWGGNWKQKDSVHFQLGTADNIQFRR, from the coding sequence ATGTTTAGTTTATCAAATGTGAGTTTAGAAAAAATGAATGGAGTTCATCCAAATGTTGTAAATTTTATAAAAGAACTTATAAAGGAATCTCCATACGATTTTAAAATAACTTGTGGAGTTAGAACTGCTGAAGAACAAAATCATGAATATCAAAAAGGAAGAACTATTTTATATGATAGCAATGGCAACAAACAACCAAAAGTCAGTTGGTGTGATGGATATAAATTAAAATCAAAACACCAAGTAAAAATAGATGGATATGGATATGCTGTTGATATAGCAGTCTTAGAAAAAGAAAAATATACAGATAAGAAAACTGGAGAAGAAAAAGAAAAGACAGTTGCTAGATGGGATTATAAATATTATAAAGCTATTTATGATGTTGCAAAAAGCAAAGGACTTATTGATAAATATAATATAGTATGGGGTGGAAATTGGAAGCAAAAAGACTCTGTACATTTTCAATTAGGAACAGCAGATAATATTCAATTTAGAAGATAA
- a CDS encoding rod shape-determining protein, translating into MGLFNFRANRSIGIDLGTANTLVYSKKHKKIVLNEPSVVAIEKETKRVLAVGNEAREMLGKTPDTIVAVKPLSEGVIADYDITEAMIKYFIKKIFGSYSFFMPEIMICVPIDVTGVEKRAVLEAAISAGAKKAYLIEEARAAAIGSGMDISVPEGNMIIDIGGGSTDVAIISLGGTVVSKTIRVAGNNFDSDIIKYVKKTYNLLIGDRTAEDIKMKIGTALPLEEEETMEVKGRDLLMGLPKVVTITSEEVREAIKDSLDQILQCIRTVLEKTPPELASDIVDKGMIMTGGGSLIRNFPEMLTKYTNLKVTLADNPLESVVMGAGLALDQIEFLRKIEKAER; encoded by the coding sequence ATGGGACTTTTTAATTTTAGAGCAAACAGAAGTATAGGAATTGATTTAGGGACAGCAAACACATTGGTTTACAGTAAAAAGCATAAGAAAATTGTTTTAAATGAACCTTCTGTTGTTGCAATAGAAAAAGAAACAAAAAGAGTATTAGCAGTTGGAAATGAAGCTAGGGAAATGTTAGGAAAAACTCCTGACACAATAGTTGCAGTAAAACCTTTAAGTGAAGGGGTGATTGCTGACTATGATATAACAGAAGCTATGATAAAATATTTTATTAAAAAAATATTTGGTTCATATAGTTTCTTTATGCCAGAAATTATGATTTGTGTGCCTATTGATGTAACAGGTGTAGAAAAAAGAGCGGTCTTAGAAGCTGCAATTTCAGCAGGAGCTAAAAAAGCCTACTTGATTGAAGAAGCAAGAGCAGCAGCAATAGGGTCAGGAATGGATATTTCAGTTCCAGAAGGAAATATGATAATAGATATTGGTGGAGGTTCAACTGATGTGGCTATAATCTCTCTTGGAGGGACAGTTGTAAGTAAAACTATAAGAGTTGCTGGAAATAACTTTGATTCTGATATAATAAAATATGTAAAGAAAACATATAATCTTTTAATTGGAGATAGAACAGCAGAAGATATTAAAATGAAAATAGGAACAGCTCTACCATTAGAGGAAGAAGAAACTATGGAAGTTAAGGGTAGAGATTTATTAATGGGACTACCAAAAGTTGTTACTATTACTTCTGAGGAAGTAAGAGAGGCAATAAAAGATTCTCTTGATCAAATATTACAATGTATAAGAACAGTTCTAGAAAAAACTCCACCTGAATTAGCTTCTGATATAGTTGATAAGGGTATGATAATGACAGGAGGAGGTTCTCTAATTAGAAATTTTCCAGAAATGCTTACAAAATATACAAATTTAAAAGTAACTTTGGCTGATAATCCATTAGAAAGCGTTGTAATGGGAGCAGGATTGGCATTAGATCAAATAGAATTTCTTAGAAAAATAGAAAAGGCTGAAAGATAA
- a CDS encoding DUF1353 domain-containing protein, which yields MEISKLKTMPIDDKYWEVMEDYFYQTSRGVIVVPKGFKTDYASVPRIFRNIINSYGKHGRAAVIHDWLYSNQCKINVTRAEADKIFLEIMKECGVNKIKRNLMYRMVRIFGASHFRKGE from the coding sequence ATGGAAATATCTAAACTTAAAACAATGCCAATAGATGATAAATATTGGGAAGTTATGGAGGATTATTTTTATCAAACATCAAGAGGAGTTATAGTTGTTCCAAAAGGTTTTAAAACTGATTATGCTTCAGTACCTAGAATTTTCAGAAATATTATAAATTCATATGGTAAACATGGAAGAGCGGCAGTTATTCATGATTGGCTATATTCAAATCAATGTAAAATTAATGTTACAAGAGCAGAAGCTGATAAGATATTCTTAGAAATTATGAAAGAATGTGGAGTAAATAAAATAAAAAGAAATTTAATGTATAGAATGGTTAGAATATTTGGGGCTAGTCATTTTAGGAAAGGGGAATAA
- a CDS encoding DUF6290 family protein: MTTLSLNITDEQKKFLTDYANDKNVSIADMFTLFIEYLERLEDMEDYNLAVARMLDPNNRPCGTMKELASEFGIDYDEL, translated from the coding sequence ATGACTACACTATCATTGAATATTACAGATGAACAAAAAAAATTTTTAACTGATTATGCAAATGATAAAAATGTAAGTATTGCTGATATGTTTACATTATTTATTGAGTATTTAGAAAGACTTGAAGACATGGAAGATTATAATTTAGCAGTTGCTAGAATGCTTGACCCAAACAATAGACCTTGTGGAACAATGAAAGAACTTGCTTCTGAGTTTGGAATTGATTATGATGAGTTATAA